AAGTAGGGCAATGATGACTTTCCCTTTACGGGTAAGGGGTTTTGTTTGGGTTGTCATTGGGTTGCTCCTTTCTATTTAGCGTTTTCGGCTACTAGATAATTCATTAATAAACTGATTAACTTCATCTTCCCGATAGCCGTTAAGTCTTCCGCCTAGGGGAAATGGCTTAGGGAATGTCGGTTTATACTGTGGGTGATTTGGATTCTGCCAACTGTAAAAGGCGGTTTGTTTAATACCTAATCGTTGTTGAAATTCTTTAGACGTGATAACTTTCATATCTTTCCTCTCGTTACGTTGATAAATACAAGCTAAAAAGCTGTTACGGTTTATAGCGTTGCAACGTGAAGAATGGTATGAATGTTTTAAGGATAAAAAAATGCCCTCAACTTGCTAAAGTTAGGGCATTGCTTGCTGTGGGTTAATCTCTGCTAGTAGCGCTCAAGGGGATAATTTTTGTAGCCAATTTTTGCGGATCGTGGCTTCTGAAACTTTAAATATTTCAGTCATTTTTTTAGCAAATTGATTTTTACTTGGTATTCTCCCTCTTTCTCGCTCTCTTGTTTCATATTCTCGCCACTGGGCTATGATTTTCTCTTTAATTCTATTGCTTTTCTCGTGTCGTTTTTGTCCGCCTTTTCTCGCATTGGCAGTTAAGACTTTTTTTGCAATATCCTCATTAATCTTTGAATTATCTATATAATCTTTCCAATTTTGGGCAATATGTATCGCTCTGAATGCACTAATAACATCTCGAGTAGCTAGCGATAGACGATATAAATAAAATTCTTTAAAACTTCCAAAAGCACTACCATAACCACAACTAGACCGATTATTATACTCACTAAATTGAATATCTATATTATTAGTTTCTATAACTTCACTTACATAATATAATGCTAACAATGCCATTAATTCATAAGACTTAATATTAACTACATTACCTAATTCAATATTTGTTACTGGTTTATCAATTAAATTATTTTCTGTAATAAATTTTTCTAACCATTCGTAATTATCTATCCAGTCATCAGGATTCAACATATTCAAATAATTACATACCTTTCCAAGATCATAGGGATAATCACCATCTTTTAGCTCTCCCGATAAATACGCTTTATTAAAAAAATATTTTTCTTTACTCGGATTGTTTTTTATTTTTTCTCTAAATTTATTACAAATTTCATTAAAGCAATCATTTTCAACATATTCAATAAAAAAAACTGTTAAATATTTAACCGTTTCCATTACATCTATATGCTCTTTTTCTTTTAATAATTCCATTGCGGAATAAACCACTTCATCAAACCTAAAATAGTCAGGTTGTAAATCTTCTATTTTATCTAGTAAATGTTGACAAAACTTTTTCATTATTAACCTCTTAATATTCTACGGCTCGTTTTTGACATTGCTCAATAAACTCGCCCCATCTATTCATAATGCCCACTCTCTGATTAAAATAAGTGGCTTTGTTATAAACTCCGCTCACGCCTTGAATATGGTGAGCTAAACAAGCGTCTACATAATCCCTAGGCTCGCCCATTTCATTTAGGTAAGTGCTGGCTAATCTTCGTAAACCGTGGGCGGTTTGCCGTCCTTTATAGCCCATACGGCTAATTACTCGGTTAGCGGTTTCTTTATTCATTGGCTTATCATTCACTAAACTACTCACAAAGACATATCGCATATGCCCCGTAATGCTTTTCATCTTCTCTAAAATTCGGATTGCTTGCGGTGAAAGGGGAACAATATGCGAATGTTTAAGGCTATGGCGTGTTTTCTTCATCTTTTCCGCTGGAATTGTCCAAATCTTATGAATGAAATCAATTTCCGCCCATTCCGCACTAACTGCCTCATTAGGTCTAACCATTGTTAATAATTGCCACATAATTAAATAGCGAGTTTTAGGCTCAATATTGGCGTTTTGTAGGGCGTTAAGAAATTCGGGCAGTTCGTTATGATTAATGGCTGGGTTATTGGTTTTACTGTGCTTAGCAAACATCTTTCTAATATTTGAGCAAGGATTACCCACAATCAAGCCACCATTTACCGCAAAATCTAAGATTTCGTTAATCATCATTATTAGGCGGTGTAAGGTTTCTAATTTGCCTTGCTGGGCGATAGGTTGCAACGTGCTAACCACTAAAGGCGGGGTTATTTCTGTAAGTGGGCAATGCCCTATAAAGGGAAATAAATGCTTTTCAAGCCGTCTATAATTCTTTTCTATGGTCAATTGTGCGACTTCCTGCCGTTTCTTCTCTCGCCATTTTTCAGCTACGGCTTGAAATGTATTGACTAGCTCAAGTTGTTTTTTGATTTTATCTTCTTGCCGTTTGACTTGTGGATCTATCCCTTGAGCAATCAAAGCCCTAAAATCTTCCCGCATTCTACGAGCTTGGGCGAGAGTAACCTCAGGGAATGCCCCTAATCCAATCAACGCATTTTTATTCACAACAGGCTTTTTATATTCAAATCGCCACAACTTAGATCCATTAGCCTTAACTAAAAGGGATAACCCACCACCATCAAAAAGGCGATAATCTTTCTCTTTGGGTTTTGCTTGTGCGACTTGAGTGTTAGTTAGTGGTATTGCTCGCCTTGCCATTATGTCCCTTTCTTTTGCCTATATCGTTAAGAATAACTATACGGCTTTTTAACTATACTGCCCCGTATAGTCATTCGTATAGTTAAAATTGGTGTATTGAAGTGTAGTATAATGTAGTTAAAAACACAATAAAATGCTCTCAAGCCAGTATTTTCAAGGGTTTATCGGTGTTTAATGAAGTGATATGAAGTGGTTGATGGTGCGACTAGCTGGACTCGAACCAGTGACCCCCACCATGTCAAGGTGGTGCTCTAACCAACTGAGCTATAGTCGCATTTGAAAAGTGGGCTAATCATATAAGTTTTTCCTCTTGAACACAAGTTTTTTTATTATTAAGACGAAATGATTGATAAAAATTTAAACATTCCCAGCTAATCTGTGTTTAAATTAATCTGCTTTCGTATAATGTTCAAGTTGTTCTATACCTAAAGCACCAGAAAAGGCTTGTAATCCTGTAGCATTGCCTTTTCGTACCATGCTTTGCATCGCTTGTGTAGGAATATGCAATAACCGATTAGTTAATTTATAACTTAATTCTTGCAGCAACACCTCTGGATTTTGCCCTTGCTGTAATCCTTGTAATGCTTTTTCTAATAATTGTTGTCGGCTTTGTTCTGCATCTTGACGGTAATGTTGAATTAAGCCTGAAAACTGATGCACTTTTAACCAATCAAAAAAATCCTGACATTCTTGGCTAATAATTTGTTCTGCTTGATATGAAGCCTTTTTTCTTGTATCTAAATTGCGTTGAATAATACTTTGTAAATCATCAACGCTATAATAATAAACGGTATGTATATCGCTTACCCTTTCATCAACATCTCGAGGAACAGCAATATCAACAATTAACATAGGTTTATTTTTCCGTCTTTGTTGAGCTTGTTTTACCATATTTTGTGTAATCAAGATTTGTTCACTGCCCGTTGAACTAATAACAATATCAGCAATATCAAGTCCTTGTTGCAACTCTGTTAGAGTAAGAAGATTTATGTTAGGTTGAGCTAATTTTGCCACAAGGGTTTCTGCTCTCGCTAAAGTGCGGTTGGCTATGGTTAAATTTTTTGCACCATGTTGTAATAAATGACGAGCCACTAACTCAATAGTCTCCCCTGCCCCGACTAACAAAATATTAAGATGATGAAAAGAATCAAAAATTTGCCTTGCTAAATTACAAGCTGAATAAGCAACAGAAACCACTGAACTGCCGATTTCCGTTTCAGTACGCACACGTTTCGCCGTAGCAAAGGTTTTTTGAAATAAGCGAGAAAGTTCACTAGAGATATTTTGCTGTTGAGTTTGATAAAAATCCTCACTATATTGATAGGCTTGTTTAACCTGCCCCAAAATTTGAGGTTCACCTAAAATTAAGGAATCTAATCCACAAGCAACTCGCATAATATGCTGTACAGCTTGCATATTTTGGTAATAATAACTGTGTTTTTCTAAGGCGTTAAAATCAATTTGATGGATTAAAGCAAACCAATATAGACAATGTTGTTGCCAAATTTCGCTTTCTTCTGGGGGAATTTTTTTATTATGTAAATAGATTTCCGTCCTATTACAAGTAGACAAAATCACGGCGTGTTCAGCTAAGCCATTACGCTGTAATTGTTGCAATGCTAAAATTCGTTTTTGCTCAGAAAACGCAACTTTTTCTCGTAGCGAAACTGTGGCAGTCTTATGGTTCACACCAAGCACTAGAATTGTCATAAATCACTGATAATTGCGTTGCTCTTACAAGTCAATTTAATCATTATTTTGCTCTTGCAATCTATCACGCCAAATAAAATCCCCCAAATAATTGCGTTATTTTAATCAATCCCATTAAATTGAGCAAATCAAACCTGAATAAACCGCTACCTTTAATCATAAATCTCGGTTATTTGCCTTGTTAATACTGCGATAGGTTAGAAAGTAATAACTCGTTACACCAATTAACACACAAAAGAACATAAACAATAACATCGGCATTGCGCTATAAATTGGCAATAAAGATAGTAAAAAGCCGACCAATGCCCCTGTGCCAAAACGGATAGTGCCAACCAAGGAATTGGCTGTGCCTGCATATTGCGGAAATTGCTCTAAAATTGATGCCATGGCATTGGAGCCAATGGTAGATAACATACCAATATAGCAAGCAATCCCTAATGCCATTGCCCAAAACCCAAGATCAAATATTGCTACAAGAAATAACCAAGTACCTGCGATAAATTGTACTGATAAACCAAAGCGTAACATTTTTTCTGCCCCGACCTTCATTACCATACGGCTATTAATTGAGGTAAATATAATCATCATTGACATATTCATAATGAAAAAATAACCAAAATGTTCAGAGGCAATACCATAAATATCAATATAAACAATTGAGCCAGAAGTAAGAAAACAAAACATTCCCGCAAAAGAAAACGCCCCACAAAGCACATAACCTACCACAGCTTTGACTTGAACTAATGAACGAAAGTTACGCACAATACCCCCAAGATTAAATACAACTCGTTTCTCGGGTGGCAACGTTTCAGGAATACGAATCAGCACCAATAAACAAGACAAAAAGCCCATAAAAGCTAAAACATAAAATACCGTATGCCAATGAAAAAATTTAGCAATATAACCGCCAATAAAAGGGGCTAATAAGGGGGCTAACATTGAAATGAGCATAATTAACGACATCATTTTAGAAAAATAGTTTTTGCTAAATAAATCCCGCAATAATGCCCCTAATATCACTGCAGGGGCTGAGGCAAATAAACCTTGCACAAAGCGTAAACCGAGAAAATGCTCAATACTGGCAACTTGCGTTAAGATTAAGGCAATACTGGCAGAAACAAAAGTCCCAATTAAAATGGCGGGCTTACGTCCAAAACTATCCGCAATCGGTCCCCATAAAAGCTGCCCAAGGGCAAAACCGAGGGTAAATAATGCTAACGTATTTTGTACACGCTCAGGGCTGACCTGTAAATCTTGTGCTATATCTAAAAAAGAGGGCAAATACATATCAATGGCTAAAGGGGGCAACATTGCCAAAATTCCCAATACCAAAATAAACATAAAACTTGCCTGCTGTTGTGCAGAAGTATGCTGATTCATGTTAATTTCCTAAATAAAGATCAATAAATTAAAAATTATCTTTTGCTTGGCGTAATTGAATAAATTCGGTCAAATTTTTAGCTTGTAGAAAGGGATTAATCTCTCGCTCTAATTTTAAACTGGTAGGCAAACTTGGTTTTCCCTCAGCTCGCCATTTCTCCACCAAAATTTTCTGATTTTGCACCGCACTTTTATGCATTTGATCCTGAGCCACATGATAAGCAAACTTAAGATTGGACAAAGTATATTCATGAGCAGGGCAAACAACAGTTTCTACAGGTAATTGGTTTAAGCGTTGTAACGAGGCAAACATTTGTGCATAATCGCCAGTAAACACTCGCCCACAACCAGCGGAAAACAGCGTATCGCCACAAAATAAATGCCCATCAAGCAAAAAGCTCACATGGTTCGCCGTATGCCCACCACTGGGAATGACCTCAATCTGATAATGTACCGTATGAAAAATACCTTCATTAATTACCGTTGAAACATATTCTGCCGTTTCACTCGGCCCATACACCTCCACTTGTGGATATTGCTGACGCAAATCTTTTACTCCTGCCACATGATCATCATGATTATGGGTTAGCAAAATCGCCTCCAGAGCAAGGTGATGTTGCTGCAAATAATCAATAACAGGACGAGATTCTGCGGGATCGATCACAATAACAGGTAAATTTTCTCGCCCATACAACCAAATATAGTTATCATTAAGAACTGGTAGTGCAACTAACATAAATTCTTCCTATTGAGAGCAGTAAATGAAATGGCAAGCTAAATCTAACACAACCTTTCGCTTACCTACCTGTTGGCAAGAAATCCAACAAGGCGAACAATATCGTAAATTGCTTGAACAATACTTTGCAGACTGGTTTCCTAAAATTTTAGGCTACCATATTCTCTATATCGGTGGATTAAGTGCCGAAATCCATTATGAATTACCTCTGCGTAACCAAATGGTCATTTGCCCAGAAATTCCCCCAAATCTCACCGCACTTTACGCCAATAGACCCGATCATACACTGATTAATGCCAAAATAACAGAGTTACCCTTAATAGAAAAACAGGTTGATGCTTGTCTATTAATCAATAGTCTGAACTTTTGTCAAGATCCCCATCAATTACTACGTGAAGTCAATCGGGTATTAACCGATGACGGCTATTTATTTCTCTCATTGTTTAATCTATGTAGTCCCCTTTTATTTAAGCAACATCTCAACACAAAACAACACCAAGCCCTCCCTTTTCGTCAATTTATCGATTGGCGTATTTTAGACTGGCTTGCTTTATTACATTTTGATATTTTAGATTATCAACGTTTAACCACCCCACCACTTCCCAGCTGTTTCTCGCCATTAAGCGTCATCGTGGCACAAAAACGAACCTACCCCATACCTTTCACACCACAAAAAGTGCGGTTTAAAAACCAACAAGTTTTTAATGTGGCGGAAATTTGTCGGTGTGGTGAAATTTAGATTGTTTATAGGATTATTTTCTCCGAAATACAACCTGATTTCACCGTCTGGCGATCTAATTTCTTTATGAAAAGAAAAATAAATCGCCTAAGAGCAAATAGAACTAATTTAAATCATTTAAAATCCGTTCTATCCAAGCACTAAATGAATAGTAATTTTTGATATTTTCATCAATAGGCTGATAAGGCTTAGCTAAAAAGTCGCATAAAGATTCAGCATTATTATTTTCCCAAATAAGAATATTATTTGGATGATAGAAATCATAATTTTTTACAGATTTATTCGTTGTAATTAATTTTTTATCAAAACACATAGCATCAAATATTCTAAAAGATAAACCTGAATGTTTTGGATTAACAAAATCCACTACCACACTGCAATGTTTGACTTTCTGTAAATTTTTTTCAAACGTAAAAGACTCTTGAGGCAAAAGGTGGGTTATTCCTTGAGTACCTAACACTTTTTTTGCGTTTTCTTGTTTTGACACTATATAGAAATCAAGGGGTAAATGACAACGGTTAGCTGTATCGACAAAATATTTGATTTCACTGTTTCTATCGGCATTATATCCACCAAGAAAATAAATACCTGATGAATGCTGTTTTTCTTCTGTGAATACTAAAGGAAAATCAAAGAAAAAATTTGTGGTTGGCTTGACATGATAAGACGCATATTTTTTCACATCTGATTGATCAAAAACATAAAAGTCATTGAAAAATTCTGTATATTCTAGAATATCAGGGAATACATCAATACCATCCCATTGATAATTGACGCAATGTTGTGAAAGTAATGAGATTTGTTGAACAAATGATTAAAGATATTGGTTCGAATAAATAAAGCATAATCTGCTTTTTGTTGCTGAAGTAAGGCTATTTTGTCAGAAATATCCTGAAAAAATGGTGAAAGCTGTAAATATTTTTTATATTCACTACTTTTATTAATATATTTATCGTAGAGTAATTTTATCGGGCTAAATGGGGTAATAAAATGTGTTTTTTTAATATTATAGCAGAATGTAATGACATCAAATCCTCAGTATTCAAGGTTTCTTTGAATACATTTTTCTAGACCGTATAAATATGGCAAGGCAAGAATAATTTTCTTTTTCATTATGATAACTTCTCAATAATATTTTGTAGTGCTTGAATATGTGTCATTAAGCTTGGATCGTAATTTAATGCTTTTAGAGGTTGTTCTATTCGAGCAATATGTTTTATTGATGATTTTATTGCCAAATCAAGAGTAGATCTATTTTTTCGGTTAAAAGTATAACCAAAGTTATTTTGAAAGACTTCTGTACAAGCCATATTTTCAGAAAAAATAATTGGTGTTCCACAGAGAATAGATTCAACACCTACTAAGCCAAAAGGCTCGTATTTAGAAGCCATAATAGTATAATCGGCTGCCTGATATAACTCTGGCATATTACTACAAAATCCGAGGGAACGAATGTTTTTGCTTTCTGTAACTTGTGTGCCCGCAACAATTAATTTAATAGGTAAATTTGTTTGCTCAAAATAGCTTTTGAGTAAATCAAATCCTTTGCGAGAATGTCCCGTAGAGGGAAATACATAAATGATTTCTTGAGGAGAAAAACCAAATTTTTTTCTTAAATTTGACCGCACTTCTTTACTAATAGTATGAAACTTTTTTGTATTAGCTGGGGGATAAATGACCTTAATTTTCTGTTCAGGAATATTATAAAGCTCAACTAATTCATTTTTCATTAATTGAGAATGGGCAATAATTAATTGGCATTCTTCATAGGCTTTTTGCTCATTAGAGATTTTTAGTTTTTCTAGTAATGTTGGTGTTTTATTAAGGGCGCGTAAATAACCTTTGTGTTGCCCGCCACAAATAAGAATATCAGATTTCCTTACCTGTTGAATGGAAATAACAATTTCATTTTCTGCTTTTTGTTTTTGTATTGCTCGAGCAAAAAGAGGTAGGCGAAGTTTCTTTGGACACCAAGATAAATTAATTTTTTGAGGATCAATCCATTGATACTCTTTTAATGTTTTATCAAATGATGTTGAATAGAATTTTGTTTTTACTCCAAGCTGATGAAATCCATCGACCAAGTCTAAAATATAACGTTCAACACCACCACCTTGTTTAAACTTTAGGCACGTTAGAGAAAAAGACATATTGTCCCCCAAAAATTAGTTATATTGTTCAATCTATGAACGTCTAAAACTTAATGAATGAAATAATAAAATTTTATAAAAAAATTTCCTCTATAATCGGATAACCTCTTTATAAATAAGTATATTATTTTTGATAATTTACGCATATTTATACAACAAAAAGGAAATGACAACAACTTTTTCAGTTGAAAATGTATAACGTTTGCCATTTCTATTATTGTATTGATAATGTTTAAATGCTTCATTGTCGCTTTATCAGAAACTCATAAAAAATAGTTACTTTTCTATTTCTCTACCTTACTCCCCTTCAACAATTTTCTTATCCAACTACGATTTGGGTTTAAGGCATTGATAATGTCATTGCTAAGTGGAAGAGGTTCAGCATAGATGAGCGAGGCGAGGGTTTCGGCGAGTAATGGGGCGGAGGTTAAGCCTCGTGAGCCTAATGCACCGAGTAAAAAAAGATTGTCAAAATTAACCGCACTTTTTATGGGCTGTTGGCGGCGGCGTAGGTTATATAGATTGGCGTAATCGGTTGTTTGTTGCGCAAAATTTGGGACATTACCCATCATAGGAAGTCGATCTCGTACCGCACAACGTACCCCAATTCTCGCTTGGTTGCTGCTGGTATCAATATCTTTGACCCAAGATGCATCAGCCAGATTTTGTTGAATTTTTTGTTGATTTTGTTGTTGTTCTTGCAAGCTAAATTGTCTATCAGCACAATCCCTAATATGGCTTGCACCAAGGCAATGTTGTTGATCTTGGGGATCTTGTGGTGTGAGGTAGCCGTCATAGCAAATAACGCTTTTTAGTTTTGCCAAGTTTGGCGAGCTGGCGATATGGCTCACTTGCCCACGTACGGGATAGGTAGGTAAGGCTTGAGTTTGGCTAAATTGGTTAATGTTATGTCCATTGGCGAGAATGACAATGCGATGTTGAAAGCATTCTCCTTGCTCATTTTGTAAATGCCAATCATGGGCATGATGATGAAGTGCGGTAATATTTTGTTGTGTTTTTATGCTAACCCCTTGTTGTTGTAGATAGTGCCATAAATTTTGGACTAGTTGACGTGGAGCAAGCCAACCACCTTGTGGGATAAAACCGCCATGGCAAGGAAGGGGTAAGCCTGCGATTTCGCTAAGTTGTGAGGCGGAGAGGGCTTGGTAAATATCTTTAGGTAAGTCAAGTTGAGCAATTTTGGCTAATTTTTTTGCCACATTTTCCTGGTAAGCACAGAGGATTACGCCACAATTTTGTTGAGCAAAATCAATGTGTTGTTGTAACCAAGCTAATTGTTGTTGGCAATAAGCAAAGGCGTGTAAGTAAAAGCGGATATTGCGTTCATCATCATCGCTTAATTGAGGATAATATGCGCCTTGTTTATTGCCTGAGGCATTGAGAGCGGGTTGGGGATCTTGACAATAAAGGGTGATTTTTGCTCCACGTTGCCAAAGAGACAATGCGGTAAAAGCAGCAGCTACGCCCCCGCCCACAATGGCAATATCAAAAACTTTGTCAGAATTAACCGCACTTTGAGGAAGTTGCCAAGGGGTTGTTAGGGGAAGTGCGGTGTGATTTTGTGATTTTTTTCCCACCAACATTTCCCGTTTTTTGCCAAAACCTTTGGCTTTAGCAACTTCAAAACCTGCTTGTAATAAGCCTTTACGCACATGACTGGCTGCGGTAAAGGTGGCAAAAGTGCCGTTGGGTTTGGTTAAACGGTACATGTGTTGATAAAGTTGATCATTCCACATTTCTGGATTTTTGGCAGGCGAAAAACCATCTAAAAACCAAGCATCAATCTTATTATTCATATAATCGCCTAATTGCGGTAGGTTATCAGCAATATCGCCAAACCATAAATCTAGCGAGGTTTCGTCAAACTGAAAACGGTAGCAACCTTCAATAGGGGAGAGCCATTTTTGTTGCAATTCATCACATAACAGGGCAAATTCTTGGTATTGTTGTTGTGCTTGGCGTAAATCAGCCAAGGATAAGGGATATTTTTCAAAGGAAATAAAGCATAAACGGCGTAATGGGGATTGAGGGTATTGTTGGCGAAATTGACGAAATAATTGGATTGTGGCGAGAAAGTTTAAACCTGTGCCAAATCCTGTTTCTGCAATAGTAAAATGGGCTTGTGTGCTAGTTAGCCAACGTTGCCAAAGTTGATTACCTTGTTGAAAAACATAGCGACTTTCGGCAAGACCGTCTTGATTAGAAAAATAAACGTCATCAAATTGATGAGCCACTGGAGTATTTTGTTGATTAAAATAAATGTTGGCGAATTGAATTTTACGCATAAAAATATCTCTTTTTACTATTTAACGCTATAATACCCTGAGTTTTTATTTTATGCACTGGTCTTACATTCTAATTTATGCTTGCATAATTATTTTTTCATAGTAAGTTAGTGCAAATTTCGCGTTCTATATTTGAGGAGAAGCAATGAAAAGAGCAGTGATTACAGGTTTTGGTGTCATTTCAAGTATTGGTAATAATAAACAAGAAGTATTGGCATCATTAAAAGCAGGTAAATCGGGGATTGAGGTTGTCCCTGAGTTTGTGGAAATGGGAATGCGTAGCCATGTGGCGGGAACATTGAAAATTACCCCAAGTGAACATATTGATCGCAAAATTTATCGCTTTATGGGCGATGCCGCAGCCTATGCTTACCTTTCTATGAAAGAGGCGATTGAAGATGCAGGCTTGACGGAAGAACAGGTATCCAATGATCGTACAGGCTTAGTGATTGGTGCAGGAACAGGTTCAGCCCATAATCAATTAGTGGCTTGCGATGCAGTGCGTGGTCCGAGAGGGGTAAAAGCGGTTGGGCCTTATGCGGTAACCAAAACCATGGCATCAAGTGTTTCAGCTTGTTTAGCCACGCCTTATAAAATTCGTGGGGTGAATTATAGTATTAGTTCGGCTTGTGCCACTTCAGCCCATTGTATTGGACACGCTTTAGAGCTTATTCAATTAGGCAAGCAAGACATTGTCTTTGCAGGAGGGGCGGAAGAGCTTTCTTGGGAATGTGCCACAGAATTTGATGCCATGGGAGCAGTATCCACCAAATATAATGATACCCCAGAAAAAGCCTCGAGAGCTTATGATGCCAATCGTGATGGTTTTGTGATCGCTGGTGGCGGTGCTGTGGTGGTTGTGGAAGAATTGGAACACGCTCTGGCTCGTGGTGCGAAAATTTATGCCGAGATTGTGGGCTATGGCGCAACTTCAGATGGTTATGATATGGTTGCACCAAGTGGCGAAGGGGCAGAGCGTTGTATGCAACAAGCCATGGAAACGGTGGATACACCGATTGATTATATTAATGTACATGGCACGTCAACCCCAGTGGGCGATGTAAAAGAATTAGGTGCAATTAAAGCGGTCTTTGGCGAAAATATCCCTGCCATTTCTTCTACAAAATCAATGACAGGTCATTCTTTAGGGGCTGCCGGTGCTCACGAGGCGATTTATACCTTATTAATGCTAGAAAATGATTTTATTGCACCAAGCATTAATATTGAAACCCTAGATGAACAAGCACAAGGTTGTAATATCATCACAGAAACTAAAGAAAATGCAGGCTTACATACGGTAATGTCAAATAGCTTTGGTTTTGGCGGGACAAACGCTACGTTAGTGTTTAGACGTTATCAGAAATAATATTTAATCAGTATAAAAACGGCTTAGGTTTTCCTAAGCCGTTTTTTGTAAGTATTTTTTTTGCTTATTCCCACTCAATTATCTATTTGAAGCATAAGATATTGATTATAAATGGAAATAAAACAACAATATCTTAATTTTACCGTCATTTTTACCGTCAAAAAATAAAAGTACTTTAAGTTCGCTCAGCTATCCATTTATCAATGTCTGATTTACGCCAAGCTACTCGCCCCATTGAGACTTTAACGCTTTTAGGAAATTCATCTTTCTTTATCATACGCCAAATAGTTGAGTAACTCAAACTTGTTATTTCTATTACTTTTGACTTACTTAATAAAATTGTTTGTTGTTCCATAATTTCCCCCCCCTACAAATACTTATCCTTAATCAACCTATGCAAAACGTTTTTAAACGCTCTGACATATTTCGCATTAAAGTTTAGCCATTTAAGCCTGATATGTTTTGTATTCTTCCAATCAGATATAAATCGATTACGTTGAATACACTTTTTATAGGCTTTCTTGGTTTGCCTGAAATTCCAACATTTTCGCTGTCGGCAACAAGTGATTTCTACTTCATTAGTTTTGGTGTTATAGGCTT
Above is a window of Volucribacter amazonae DNA encoding:
- a CDS encoding class I SAM-dependent methyltransferase; its protein translation is MKWQAKSNTTFRLPTCWQEIQQGEQYRKLLEQYFADWFPKILGYHILYIGGLSAEIHYELPLRNQMVICPEIPPNLTALYANRPDHTLINAKITELPLIEKQVDACLLINSLNFCQDPHQLLREVNRVLTDDGYLFLSLFNLCSPLLFKQHLNTKQHQALPFRQFIDWRILDWLALLHFDILDYQRLTTPPLPSCFSPLSVIVAQKRTYPIPFTPQKVRFKNQQVFNVAEICRCGEI
- a CDS encoding helix-turn-helix transcriptional regulator, whose amino-acid sequence is MKVITSKEFQQRLGIKQTAFYSWQNPNHPQYKPTFPKPFPLGGRLNGYREDEVNQFINELSSSRKR
- the hemA gene encoding glutamyl-tRNA reductase — its product is MTILVLGVNHKTATVSLREKVAFSEQKRILALQQLQRNGLAEHAVILSTCNRTEIYLHNKKIPPEESEIWQQHCLYWFALIHQIDFNALEKHSYYYQNMQAVQHIMRVACGLDSLILGEPQILGQVKQAYQYSEDFYQTQQQNISSELSRLFQKTFATAKRVRTETEIGSSVVSVAYSACNLARQIFDSFHHLNILLVGAGETIELVARHLLQHGAKNLTIANRTLARAETLVAKLAQPNINLLTLTELQQGLDIADIVISSTGSEQILITQNMVKQAQQRRKNKPMLIVDIAVPRDVDERVSDIHTVYYYSVDDLQSIIQRNLDTRKKASYQAEQIISQECQDFFDWLKVHQFSGLIQHYRQDAEQSRQQLLEKALQGLQQGQNPEVLLQELSYKLTNRLLHIPTQAMQSMVRKGNATGLQAFSGALGIEQLEHYTKAD
- a CDS encoding tyrosine-type recombinase/integrase codes for the protein MARRAIPLTNTQVAQAKPKEKDYRLFDGGGLSLLVKANGSKLWRFEYKKPVVNKNALIGLGAFPEVTLAQARRMREDFRALIAQGIDPQVKRQEDKIKKQLELVNTFQAVAEKWREKKRQEVAQLTIEKNYRRLEKHLFPFIGHCPLTEITPPLVVSTLQPIAQQGKLETLHRLIMMINEILDFAVNGGLIVGNPCSNIRKMFAKHSKTNNPAINHNELPEFLNALQNANIEPKTRYLIMWQLLTMVRPNEAVSAEWAEIDFIHKIWTIPAEKMKKTRHSLKHSHIVPLSPQAIRILEKMKSITGHMRYVFVSSLVNDKPMNKETANRVISRMGYKGRQTAHGLRRLASTYLNEMGEPRDYVDACLAHHIQGVSGVYNKATYFNQRVGIMNRWGEFIEQCQKRAVEY
- the gloB gene encoding hydroxyacylglutathione hydrolase, which encodes MLVALPVLNDNYIWLYGRENLPVIVIDPAESRPVIDYLQQHHLALEAILLTHNHDDHVAGVKDLRQQYPQVEVYGPSETAEYVSTVINEGIFHTVHYQIEVIPSGGHTANHVSFLLDGHLFCGDTLFSAGCGRVFTGDYAQMFASLQRLNQLPVETVVCPAHEYTLSNLKFAYHVAQDQMHKSAVQNQKILVEKWRAEGKPSLPTSLKLEREINPFLQAKNLTEFIQLRQAKDNF
- a CDS encoding Bcr/CflA family multidrug efflux MFS transporter; amino-acid sequence: MNQHTSAQQQASFMFILVLGILAMLPPLAIDMYLPSFLDIAQDLQVSPERVQNTLALFTLGFALGQLLWGPIADSFGRKPAILIGTFVSASIALILTQVASIEHFLGLRFVQGLFASAPAVILGALLRDLFSKNYFSKMMSLIMLISMLAPLLAPFIGGYIAKFFHWHTVFYVLAFMGFLSCLLVLIRIPETLPPEKRVVFNLGGIVRNFRSLVQVKAVVGYVLCGAFSFAGMFCFLTSGSIVYIDIYGIASEHFGYFFIMNMSMMIIFTSINSRMVMKVGAEKMLRFGLSVQFIAGTWLFLVAIFDLGFWAMALGIACYIGMLSTIGSNAMASILEQFPQYAGTANSLVGTIRFGTGALVGFLLSLLPIYSAMPMLLFMFFCVLIGVTSYYFLTYRSINKANNRDL